One window of the Rufibacter radiotolerans genome contains the following:
- a CDS encoding alcohol dehydrogenase catalytic domain-containing protein, which yields MLQRQVYRMPMAGSIKNLMLQTEALGPPAAHEVCVQVEAIGLNFADVFAMQGLYSATPEGSFIPGLEFSGVILNVGEAVDNWKAGDRVMGVTRFGGYVSHLNLDQRYVVALPPERSFEEGAGFLVQGLTAYYALTQLGNLKKDMAVLIHSAAGGVGLLANRICQKYGAYTIGTVGRPSKIDFLQRHEEYDQVILRDGHFPQKLKDALGARPLLLIMECIGGEILAQGWEALAPMGRMVVYGNASFASHGSRPNYPRLFWKFLKRPKIDPLKLPTLNKSLMGFNLIYLYEQVDMMHQLLHELEALQLPPQHIGHVFAFEEMPAAIKLFQQGKTIGKVVVRV from the coding sequence ATGCTTCAACGCCAGGTGTACCGCATGCCCATGGCAGGTTCTATCAAGAACTTAATGCTGCAAACGGAAGCGCTAGGTCCGCCCGCGGCCCATGAGGTATGTGTGCAGGTGGAAGCCATAGGCCTTAATTTTGCCGATGTCTTCGCCATGCAAGGACTCTACAGTGCCACCCCGGAAGGCTCCTTTATTCCAGGACTGGAGTTCTCAGGCGTTATTCTTAATGTGGGTGAAGCCGTGGATAACTGGAAAGCAGGCGACCGGGTAATGGGCGTAACCCGATTTGGCGGCTACGTTTCGCACCTCAACCTTGACCAGCGGTATGTAGTGGCACTGCCCCCTGAGAGGAGCTTTGAGGAAGGGGCGGGCTTTTTGGTACAAGGTCTCACAGCATATTATGCCTTAACCCAGCTGGGCAACCTGAAAAAAGACATGGCGGTACTCATCCATAGTGCCGCCGGGGGCGTGGGCCTTTTAGCTAACCGTATTTGCCAGAAATACGGGGCCTACACCATCGGGACAGTGGGCCGGCCTTCTAAGATAGATTTTCTGCAGCGGCATGAGGAGTATGATCAGGTGATCCTTCGGGACGGGCATTTTCCTCAGAAACTAAAGGATGCACTGGGAGCCCGGCCGTTGCTTCTGATTATGGAATGTATTGGCGGGGAGATTCTGGCGCAGGGTTGGGAAGCCTTAGCGCCCATGGGCCGCATGGTAGTCTACGGCAATGCCAGTTTCGCTAGCCACGGCTCCCGGCCCAATTATCCCCGACTTTTCTGGAAATTCCTGAAGCGCCCAAAGATAGACCCACTTAAATTGCCCACCCTCAACAAGTCCCTCATGGGTTTCAACCTCATTTACCTCTATGAACAGGTAGACATGATGCACCAGTTGCTGCATGAACTAGAGGCTCTGCAGTTACCCCCGCAGCATATTGGTCATGTATTTGCATTTGAGGAAATGCCCGCCGCTATAAAGCTTTTCCAGCAGGGGAAGACGATAGGTAAGGTGGTGGTAAGGGTTTAA
- a CDS encoding porin family protein yields MKKGSLLLLTAVTLGSFFTHVASAQSSDSDDKLKLGIKAGLNVAYINDDDRVPSEYISSRMGFHVGVLAHYHLSDKWALQPELIYSKEGAEYDWPGNSSIGRYQGKTDLNLLKFPILAQYMFGPSFRIQTGPQVGLIVNANFEDKNNDEVRKLDIQRVDIAWAFGLGYLHNSGFGLDGRFNWGLTNIYPSGTYPGQGAYMRTWQFGVFYQFK; encoded by the coding sequence ATGAAAAAAGGAAGTTTACTATTATTAACTGCTGTTACATTAGGTAGTTTTTTCACACATGTAGCATCGGCTCAAAGTTCTGACTCTGATGATAAATTAAAACTTGGAATTAAAGCAGGTCTGAATGTGGCATACATTAATGACGATGATAGAGTACCATCTGAATATATTTCCTCCCGAATGGGATTCCACGTTGGAGTATTAGCACATTATCATTTAAGTGATAAGTGGGCTCTCCAACCAGAATTAATTTATTCTAAAGAGGGAGCTGAATATGACTGGCCGGGTAATTCTAGTATTGGACGTTATCAAGGCAAAACTGATTTAAATCTTTTAAAGTTTCCAATATTAGCACAATACATGTTTGGCCCAAGTTTTAGGATACAAACGGGGCCACAAGTTGGTTTAATTGTAAACGCTAACTTCGAAGACAAAAATAATGATGAAGTTAGAAAACTAGATATCCAAAGAGTTGATATAGCATGGGCCTTTGGACTAGGATATCTTCATAATTCTGGATTTGGTTTAGATGGTCGCTTCAATTGGGGACTAACAAATATTTATCCATCAGGCACTTACCCAGGACAAGGCGCTTATATGCGCACTTGGCAATTTGGGGTTTTCTACCAATTTAAATAA
- the mnmE gene encoding tRNA uridine-5-carboxymethylaminomethyl(34) synthesis GTPase MnmE, whose translation MIPSLLAKDTIVALATAAGHGAIAIIRLSGPEAISIVQEVFKGKNLQKQPSHTLHFGTIRDEDKILDEVVVSLFKAPASYTKEDVVEVSCHGSPYITEQLLKLFLRKGARLAEPGEFTKRAFLNGQFDLAQAEAVADLIASDSALTHQVAMKQMRGGFSAEIKALRAQLIHFASMIELELDFSEEDVEFADRSALRRLIAQLQKLISDLLQSFEMGNVLKNGVPTVIAGKPNAGKSTLLNALLNEEKAIVSDIPGTTRDVIEDEAMMGGLRFRFIDTAGLRDTQDTVEAIGVARTKEQLKKAALVLYLFDVTTSTPEELEAEIAALHVGNIPVLFLGNKKDLATPEQLARFTSLENLVLLSASTKVGLEELKQTLLDQVHANEAITGDRTIVTNLRHFQGLQKTADALQEVLQGLDSGLTGDWLAADIRRALFYLGEITGEITTDDLLDNIFTKFCIGK comes from the coding sequence TTGATACCTTCACTACTCGCTAAAGATACTATTGTTGCCCTAGCCACCGCTGCCGGGCACGGCGCCATTGCCATCATCCGCTTGTCGGGCCCCGAGGCCATTTCTATTGTGCAGGAGGTGTTCAAAGGAAAGAACCTGCAGAAACAACCCTCGCATACCCTACATTTTGGCACTATAAGGGATGAGGATAAGATATTAGACGAGGTGGTGGTGTCTTTGTTCAAGGCGCCCGCGTCTTACACTAAAGAAGACGTGGTAGAGGTTTCGTGCCACGGCTCCCCCTATATCACCGAGCAGCTCCTGAAACTTTTTCTGCGCAAAGGCGCCCGGCTAGCGGAACCCGGTGAATTCACCAAGCGCGCCTTCTTGAACGGCCAGTTTGATTTGGCCCAGGCCGAGGCCGTGGCTGACCTCATTGCCTCTGACTCGGCGCTTACCCACCAGGTGGCCATGAAGCAGATGCGGGGCGGTTTCTCCGCCGAGATCAAGGCGCTGCGGGCCCAATTGATCCACTTTGCATCCATGATTGAATTGGAGCTGGATTTCAGTGAGGAAGACGTGGAGTTCGCCGACCGTAGTGCCTTACGGAGGTTGATAGCACAATTACAAAAGCTTATCTCTGACCTATTGCAGTCCTTTGAGATGGGAAACGTGCTCAAGAATGGTGTACCCACTGTGATTGCAGGTAAACCCAATGCCGGAAAATCTACCCTGCTCAACGCCCTTCTGAACGAGGAAAAAGCCATTGTCTCAGACATTCCCGGCACAACCCGAGACGTGATTGAAGACGAGGCCATGATGGGCGGCCTGAGGTTCCGGTTTATAGACACCGCCGGCTTGCGTGACACCCAAGATACCGTGGAGGCCATCGGCGTTGCCCGCACCAAAGAACAACTGAAGAAAGCTGCCTTGGTACTGTATCTCTTTGACGTTACTACCTCTACTCCTGAAGAGTTGGAGGCGGAAATTGCCGCTCTTCATGTCGGAAACATTCCGGTCTTGTTCTTAGGTAACAAAAAGGACCTGGCTACGCCGGAACAACTGGCCCGGTTTACTTCCCTTGAAAACCTAGTGCTACTATCAGCTAGCACCAAAGTCGGTTTAGAGGAACTAAAGCAAACACTGCTTGACCAGGTACATGCCAACGAGGCCATTACCGGCGACCGCACCATCGTGACCAACCTCCGGCATTTCCAGGGCCTCCAGAAAACCGCTGATGCCCTGCAGGAAGTACTTCAAGGCTTGGACAGCGGGTTAACAGGCGACTGGCTGGCCGCCGATATCAGAAGGGCGCTGTTTTATTTAGGGGAAATTACGGGTGAGATCACTACGGATGATTTGTTGGATAATATTTTTACCAAGTTTTGCATCGGGAAGTAA
- a CDS encoding thioredoxin family protein produces the protein MHLLLLFNFLFFFSGSAAPGEVIKAKTSTAPTAEKLQWLTLPQALEKTKAHPKKILIDIYTDWCGYCKRMDKQVYQHPEIVAKLNKDYYVVKLNAELRDPVTIDGKTYKYLQKYRAHELALSLLNGEMSYPSTVFLNEKQQIMERVPGFIPPKDFLRALAYLSEK, from the coding sequence ATGCACCTCCTACTTCTTTTTAACTTCCTCTTCTTTTTCTCTGGCTCTGCTGCTCCAGGAGAAGTCATTAAGGCCAAAACTTCCACAGCGCCAACCGCTGAAAAGTTACAATGGCTTACCCTTCCCCAAGCCCTTGAAAAAACAAAGGCCCACCCCAAGAAGATCCTGATTGATATCTATACCGATTGGTGTGGCTACTGCAAACGCATGGACAAGCAAGTGTACCAGCACCCAGAGATAGTGGCCAAATTGAACAAAGACTATTACGTGGTGAAACTCAATGCTGAGCTTCGGGACCCTGTTACTATTGATGGCAAGACCTATAAATATCTGCAGAAATACCGGGCCCACGAACTGGCGCTTTCCCTGCTGAACGGCGAGATGAGCTACCCTTCCACGGTGTTCCTAAATGAGAAGCAGCAGATCATGGAACGGGTACCCGGCTTTATACCTCCCAAAGACTTTCTGCGCGCTTTGGCGTATCTTTCGGAAAAATAG
- a CDS encoding metal ABC transporter permease encodes MNLDAFWIILTGSLVAICCSLLGCFLILRRMAMVGDAISHAVLPGIVLAFLFSGTREVWTMLLGAAALGVACTFLIEFLHKKARVQADASIGVTFTWLFALGIILISVYAGKVDLDQDCVLYGEIAYVPLDIWLTETGQNLGPRTVWMMGGVMLVILAFVTVFFRQLYLTSFDPAFAVAIGISTSVWYYLLMSAVSLTTVAAFESVGAILVVAFLVGPPATAYLLTDDLKRMLFISAGLGVVASAVGFYLALYLNGSVAGAISVIIGLEFLLAFVFSPSHGLVSRRRKVSELVEV; translated from the coding sequence ATGAACCTGGACGCATTCTGGATTATCCTGACCGGCTCCCTGGTCGCTATCTGCTGCAGCCTTTTGGGCTGTTTCCTGATCCTTAGGCGAATGGCCATGGTGGGTGACGCCATATCTCATGCAGTGTTGCCGGGTATTGTGCTGGCCTTCCTGTTCAGCGGTACCCGCGAAGTCTGGACCATGCTCCTGGGCGCTGCCGCCTTGGGCGTGGCCTGTACCTTTCTCATTGAGTTCCTCCATAAAAAAGCCCGCGTCCAGGCCGATGCCTCCATTGGCGTTACCTTTACCTGGCTCTTCGCCCTGGGCATTATATTGATCTCGGTGTACGCCGGCAAAGTAGACCTGGACCAGGACTGCGTGCTCTACGGTGAGATCGCTTATGTTCCCCTGGACATCTGGCTCACTGAAACCGGACAGAACCTAGGCCCCAGAACCGTCTGGATGATGGGTGGTGTGATGTTGGTGATTCTGGCCTTTGTCACGGTCTTTTTTCGGCAGTTGTACCTCACCTCCTTTGACCCGGCGTTCGCGGTGGCCATTGGCATTTCCACCTCGGTGTGGTATTACCTGCTCATGAGTGCCGTATCCTTAACCACGGTGGCAGCCTTTGAATCGGTGGGCGCCATTCTGGTAGTCGCCTTTTTGGTGGGCCCACCCGCAACGGCCTATCTCTTAACCGATGACTTAAAGCGCATGCTGTTTATTTCGGCGGGCTTAGGCGTGGTGGCTTCCGCGGTAGGGTTTTACCTGGCCTTGTATCTGAATGGGTCGGTGGCAGGGGCTATTTCCGTGATTATTGGCTTGGAATTTTTATTGGCGTTTGTGTTTTCGCCCAGCCATGGGTTGGTTTCCAGGAGGAGAAAGGTTTCTGAGTTGGTAGAAGTGTGA
- a CDS encoding metal ABC transporter permease — MNTLWEFLSMQDANVRFVTFGSILLAASSAVVGCFTVLRKRALVGDAVAHAVLPGVCLAFMLTGEKNPIVLLIGSFITGWLSLVAIDVITTKSRIKEDTAIGLVLSVFFGIGVLFLTSIQHSGNENQSGLDKFLFGSAAALVGQDLYTFGAVAVMLLLSVILLYKEFKLISFDLAYARTIGLPVRRLELLLTTLTVLAVVVGIQSVGVVLMSAMLITPAAAARFWTDRLGIMIVIAATMSAFCGAAGAFVSFTAPAMPTGPWIVMILSFLAIFSFIMAPKKGLLARYLLQRRIRRQMMRENILKTLFLLSENTGDYQHSYSRQQIMDRRKLPLLKMQDGLRTLTNQGLVLKSPAGWALTESGKKEAQRVVRLHRLWELYLTEYLQVASDHVHEDAESIEHVLTPELEKRLEELLDYPTADPHQTTIPKST; from the coding sequence ATGAACACCCTCTGGGAATTCCTGAGCATGCAAGATGCCAACGTGCGGTTTGTCACGTTTGGGTCCATCCTGCTGGCGGCCAGTTCGGCAGTGGTAGGTTGCTTTACCGTGCTTAGAAAGCGGGCCTTGGTGGGCGATGCCGTGGCCCATGCCGTGTTGCCCGGTGTGTGCCTGGCCTTCATGCTCACCGGTGAGAAGAACCCGATCGTTTTGTTGATCGGTTCCTTTATTACGGGTTGGCTATCCTTGGTGGCTATTGACGTAATTACCACCAAAAGCCGCATCAAGGAGGACACCGCCATTGGTCTGGTATTGTCCGTATTCTTCGGGATTGGGGTGTTGTTTCTTACCTCCATCCAGCATTCAGGCAACGAGAACCAAAGCGGGCTGGATAAATTCCTGTTCGGCAGCGCCGCCGCCCTGGTGGGCCAGGATCTGTACACCTTCGGGGCCGTGGCCGTGATGCTGCTGTTGAGCGTGATTCTGCTCTACAAGGAATTCAAGCTGATTTCTTTTGATCTGGCCTATGCCCGCACCATTGGGCTGCCGGTCCGCCGTCTGGAACTTTTGCTTACCACTCTTACCGTGTTGGCGGTGGTGGTGGGCATTCAATCAGTGGGCGTGGTCTTGATGTCTGCGATGCTAATCACCCCCGCCGCCGCTGCCCGCTTCTGGACCGACCGTCTGGGCATCATGATAGTCATTGCCGCCACCATGAGCGCGTTCTGCGGTGCCGCAGGCGCCTTTGTTTCCTTCACCGCCCCGGCCATGCCCACGGGTCCCTGGATTGTGATGATCTTGTCATTCCTGGCGATCTTTTCCTTTATCATGGCACCTAAAAAAGGCCTGTTGGCCAGATACTTATTACAGCGCCGCATACGGCGGCAGATGATGCGCGAGAACATTCTCAAGACCTTGTTTTTGTTGAGCGAAAACACCGGCGATTACCAGCACAGCTATTCCCGGCAGCAGATCATGGACCGGCGCAAGTTGCCGCTTCTCAAGATGCAGGACGGCCTCAGGACCCTTACCAACCAAGGCTTGGTCTTAAAGAGCCCCGCTGGCTGGGCCTTGACGGAGTCCGGGAAAAAAGAGGCCCAACGGGTAGTGCGCCTGCATCGCTTGTGGGAGCTTTATCTCACCGAGTACCTGCAGGTGGCCTCAGACCATGTGCACGAAGACGCCGAATCCATTGAACACGTGCTCACCCCTGAACTGGAAAAACGTCTGGAAGAATTACTGGACTACCCTACCGCCGATCCTCATCAAACTACTATCCCTAAAAGCACATGA
- a CDS encoding metal ABC transporter ATP-binding protein, which produces MIQHVNDPVLEVHDLTVSYQRKPVLWDIDLTLPAQALVGIIGPNGAGKSTLIKAIMGLLPLNSGYVQLYGKSLDEVRKRVSYVPQRESVDWDFPASALDVAMMGTYGQLGLFKRPGAKQRQQAMEALEKVGMQDFANRQISQLSGGQQQRVFLSRALAQDADLYLMDEPFAGVDIATETAIIELLRQMREDGKTVVVVHHDLQSAQDYFDWVILLNMRLVASGPTNVTLTQELLEKTYGGRLTELSRVSELLHKKNFPIRETKPVRK; this is translated from the coding sequence ATGATACAACACGTAAATGATCCGGTGCTGGAGGTGCATGACCTCACGGTAAGTTACCAGCGGAAGCCGGTGCTTTGGGATATTGACCTGACCCTTCCCGCCCAGGCGTTGGTAGGCATTATCGGACCCAACGGGGCCGGGAAGTCTACGCTCATTAAGGCCATCATGGGCCTGCTCCCACTCAACAGCGGGTACGTGCAGTTGTATGGAAAATCATTGGACGAGGTGCGCAAGCGGGTAAGCTATGTACCGCAGCGCGAATCGGTGGACTGGGACTTTCCGGCATCGGCCCTGGACGTGGCCATGATGGGTACCTACGGACAGTTAGGGCTTTTTAAAAGGCCCGGCGCCAAACAGCGACAACAGGCTATGGAGGCGCTTGAGAAAGTGGGTATGCAAGATTTCGCCAACCGGCAGATTTCCCAACTGTCTGGGGGGCAGCAGCAGCGGGTTTTTCTATCACGGGCCCTGGCCCAGGATGCCGACCTATACCTCATGGATGAACCCTTCGCCGGGGTAGACATCGCCACCGAAACCGCCATTATTGAACTGCTCCGCCAGATGCGCGAAGACGGCAAAACCGTGGTGGTGGTGCACCATGACCTGCAAAGTGCCCAGGATTACTTTGATTGGGTGATCCTCCTCAACATGCGCCTGGTGGCCTCGGGCCCGACTAACGTAACGCTTACCCAGGAACTACTGGAGAAAACCTACGGAGGCCGGTTAACCGAGCTAAGCCGCGTGAGCGAACTGCTCCATAAGAAGAACTTTCCCATCAGAGAAACCAAACCGGTCCGCAAATGA
- a CDS encoding metal ABC transporter solute-binding protein, Zn/Mn family → MKLALKRVPHLIVLALVLLLAGCTSKETNGFKAHQQGKKYIVTTTSILRDAVANIVGKAAVVDALMGAGVDPHLYKAALGDLQTLREADVIIYNGLHLEGKMGEVLEKLARQKTVWSAAEGLPEDRLRRTPEFQDSHDPHIWFDVQLWRQVTEHLSQKLQKLDPANAPVYQQNTQRYLAQLDSLHQWTKSEMASIPAQQRILITAHDAFGYFGRAYGIEVKGLQGISTVSEFGLQDVSSLVNFIVDRQVKAIFVESSVSQKAIQAVLEGCRQKGHDVKLGGTLYSDALGAQEGSAGTYVGMVQANVQKIAKALK, encoded by the coding sequence ATGAAACTAGCCTTAAAACGCGTTCCCCATCTGATTGTCCTAGCACTGGTGTTACTTTTGGCCGGTTGTACTTCCAAAGAGACCAACGGCTTTAAAGCGCACCAGCAAGGCAAGAAATACATTGTCACCACCACCAGTATTCTGCGTGATGCCGTGGCCAACATTGTGGGAAAAGCTGCCGTAGTAGATGCCCTCATGGGTGCCGGCGTAGACCCCCACTTATACAAGGCTGCCCTAGGCGATCTGCAGACCCTGCGCGAGGCCGATGTGATCATCTACAACGGGCTGCACCTAGAAGGCAAGATGGGCGAAGTGTTGGAAAAACTGGCCCGGCAGAAAACCGTCTGGTCGGCCGCCGAGGGCCTCCCCGAGGACCGCCTCCGCCGTACCCCTGAGTTCCAGGACAGCCACGACCCGCACATCTGGTTTGACGTGCAACTCTGGCGCCAGGTCACCGAGCACCTCTCCCAGAAACTGCAAAAACTAGACCCCGCCAATGCCCCAGTCTACCAGCAGAACACCCAAAGGTACCTGGCCCAACTGGACAGCCTGCACCAATGGACCAAAAGCGAGATGGCTTCTATCCCCGCCCAGCAACGCATCTTGATCACGGCTCATGACGCCTTCGGGTATTTTGGGAGGGCTTACGGCATTGAAGTGAAAGGCTTGCAGGGCATTTCAACGGTCTCTGAATTTGGTCTGCAGGATGTTAGCTCCCTGGTGAATTTTATAGTAGACCGCCAAGTAAAGGCCATTTTCGTGGAGAGCTCCGTTTCCCAGAAAGCCATTCAGGCCGTATTGGAAGGTTGTCGACAGAAAGGGCATGACGTAAAACTGGGCGGTACGCTGTATTCAGATGCGCTGGGCGCCCAAGAAGGCTCAGCCGGAACCTACGTGGGAATGGTGCAGGCCAACGTGCAGAAGATTGCCAAAGCACTCAAGTAA
- a CDS encoding metal-dependent transcriptional regulator has product MHSTAEENYIKAIYKLSGGGTDAVSTTGLSEALATKPASVSDMLRKLSTKDLVHYVKYHGVQLTPEGQEVALKIIRKHRLWEVFLVQKLHFTWDEVHDVAEQMEHVKSELLIQRLDEFLGHPRIDPHGDPIPSEDGKLREVEQRPLSALQIDQKGIVSRVKDAQPAFLQYLNRVGIQIGTHLQVTDKIAYDNSLEISIDKTKSVILSLEVLEKIFVINP; this is encoded by the coding sequence ATGCATAGCACCGCGGAAGAAAACTACATCAAGGCCATCTACAAACTGTCTGGTGGCGGAACCGACGCGGTGAGCACCACGGGGCTTTCTGAGGCTTTGGCTACCAAGCCGGCCTCTGTAAGCGATATGTTGCGCAAACTGAGCACCAAGGATCTGGTGCATTACGTGAAATACCACGGAGTGCAGCTCACCCCCGAGGGCCAGGAAGTAGCTCTGAAGATCATCCGGAAACACCGCCTTTGGGAGGTGTTTCTGGTTCAGAAGCTCCATTTCACTTGGGACGAAGTGCATGACGTGGCCGAGCAGATGGAACACGTGAAATCTGAGCTCCTGATTCAGCGCCTGGACGAATTCCTGGGCCACCCGCGCATTGACCCGCACGGCGATCCTATTCCCTCTGAAGACGGCAAGTTGCGTGAGGTGGAACAACGGCCCTTGTCTGCCTTGCAGATAGACCAGAAAGGCATAGTCTCCCGGGTGAAAGACGCCCAGCCGGCCTTCCTGCAGTACCTCAACCGGGTGGGCATCCAGATTGGTACGCACCTGCAAGTAACAGACAAGATAGCCTATGATAACTCCCTGGAGATAAGCATAGATAAGACCAAGTCTGTCATTCTTTCTTTAGAAGTGCTGGAGAAGATTTTCGTCATTAACCCCTGA
- a CDS encoding 3-oxoacyl-ACP synthase III family protein yields the protein MAKELRNSRIAGTGHYVPERVVKNSDLEKLMDTSDAWIVERTGIHERRYFEPGKDTTANMAANAARKALEKAGLEAKELDMIVFATLSPDYFFPGSGVLLQRELGISDIPAFDVRNQCSGFIYALSLADQFIKTGMYNNVLVVGSEIHSSGLEFNDRGRSVSVIFGDGAGAVVMTPSDSLDRGILSTHLHAQGEFAEELAAINPSSNLKERLTHEMIDDGSIYPYMNGSTVFKHAVTRFPEVINEALYANNLTAEDLDLVVPHQANLRITQFIQQKMKLPDSKVFSNIQKYGNTTAASVPIALSEAFEEGRVRDGDLVCLAAFGSGFTWASALIRW from the coding sequence ATGGCAAAAGAACTAAGAAACTCGCGTATAGCTGGCACGGGCCACTATGTCCCTGAGAGAGTGGTAAAGAATTCAGATCTGGAGAAACTGATGGACACGTCAGATGCCTGGATTGTAGAACGCACCGGTATACATGAGCGCCGCTACTTTGAGCCGGGCAAAGACACAACCGCCAACATGGCCGCCAATGCCGCCCGCAAAGCTTTAGAAAAAGCAGGCTTGGAAGCTAAGGAACTTGACATGATCGTGTTTGCCACCCTTAGCCCAGACTATTTCTTCCCGGGTTCAGGCGTGTTGTTGCAGCGCGAGTTGGGAATTTCTGATATCCCTGCCTTTGACGTGCGTAACCAGTGCTCGGGCTTTATCTACGCCCTTTCCTTGGCCGACCAATTTATTAAAACCGGCATGTACAATAATGTGCTGGTGGTGGGCTCTGAGATCCATTCCTCGGGTCTGGAGTTCAATGACCGCGGGCGTTCCGTGTCGGTGATCTTTGGGGACGGTGCCGGGGCGGTGGTGATGACCCCTTCTGATAGCCTGGACCGCGGCATTTTGTCTACGCACCTGCACGCGCAGGGTGAGTTTGCCGAGGAGTTGGCCGCTATTAACCCGTCCAGCAATTTGAAAGAGCGCCTCACGCATGAAATGATTGATGACGGCAGCATTTACCCTTATATGAACGGCAGCACCGTGTTCAAGCACGCCGTGACCCGTTTCCCGGAAGTGATCAATGAGGCGCTGTACGCTAACAACCTTACCGCTGAGGACTTAGACCTGGTGGTACCGCACCAAGCCAACCTGCGCATCACGCAGTTTATCCAGCAGAAAATGAAGTTGCCGGATAGCAAAGTATTCAGCAACATCCAGAAATACGGGAACACCACCGCCGCCTCCGTTCCTATTGCCTTGTCTGAGGCCTTTGAGGAGGGACGCGTGCGTGACGGGGATCTGGTTTGTCTGGCCGCCTTCGGGAGCGGATTTACCTGGGCATCGGCTTTAATACGCTGGTAG